GGCGCTCACCTTGATCTGATTCGGCGCCTCAAAGTTCGGGTCGAGCCGCCGGTAGGCATTCACGCTCGAGTTGAGCACCAGGCAAATTTCCGGCGCCCGCGCCAGCAATTTTTCAATAAACCCCCACGCCAGCGGCGACAAGCCATCTGGACCCTTCGGATCGTGGAAGACATTTCGGCCGTCCTTGGCCAGCGAAAAATTCGTGTGCATGCCCGAGCCATTAATCCCCTGGATCGGTTTGGGCAAAAATGTCGCCGTCATGTCCATCCGCCGCGCAATCTGCCGGCACACCAGCTTGTACAGCTGCACCTGGTCGCAGGCCCGCACCACATCCGTGTACGAAAAGTTAATCTCAAACTGGCTGGGCGCCACCTCCGGGTGATCCTTCTCATTGCGAAATCCCAGCGCCCGCTGCGCTTCGGCCGCCGCATCAATGAATTGCCGCAGCCGGTCGAGCGGCAGCGAGTGGAAGTAGCCGCCGGTCGAGATCAGCTCAAACCCCTCAGTGCCGGCGTAGTGCTGCTCCGCATCAATGCCGTCGAGCAAAAAGCCCTCCAGCTCCGGCGCCATAAACGCTTCCAACCCATCCCCGGCCTTCATCTCACGGGTATAGGCTTGCAACCGCCCGCGAAAATCCGCCTCATAAGGCTTAAGCTCCCGGTCTGCCACATTGGCCCACACGATCACCTTGCCCGGACCAAACACATCAGCCGGCAGGTGCGTGAGGCTCGTCCAATCCACGAGCAGCCGCAGATCGCTCTCGTGCAGCTGGCTAAACCCCCGGATCGACGACCCATCAAACGTCAGGTTCTCCAGCGACGCCAGCAAAAACTTTTTGTCGTAATCCAACATATGCAGCCGGCCCTCAATGTCCGAAAAACACACGGTGACCGCCTTAATCCGCGCTTCCTTTTCCAGGTAGCCCACATGCTCAGCCTTCGCTGCCTCTGGGTCGGTGAGGCGCCGCGCCGCTAGGTTCATTTGCTCAAGTTCGTCGTATGGCAGGTCGAGAAACATCTTCATATCTCCGTAATTAGTCTTACCATATTGATAATTAATACTATTGTCAAAGCAATAAACTTAAAATCGCCCGTATTCACATAACGCTTGTGGCTACGC
This portion of the Candidatus Saccharimonadia bacterium genome encodes:
- a CDS encoding glutamine synthetase family protein; its protein translation is MKMFLDLPYDELEQMNLAARRLTDPEAAKAEHVGYLEKEARIKAVTVCFSDIEGRLHMLDYDKKFLLASLENLTFDGSSIRGFSQLHESDLRLLVDWTSLTHLPADVFGPGKVIVWANVADRELKPYEADFRGRLQAYTREMKAGDGLEAFMAPELEGFLLDGIDAEQHYAGTEGFELISTGGYFHSLPLDRLRQFIDAAAEAQRALGFRNEKDHPEVAPSQFEINFSYTDVVRACDQVQLYKLVCRQIARRMDMTATFLPKPIQGINGSGMHTNFSLAKDGRNVFHDPKGPDGLSPLAWGFIEKLLARAPEICLVLNSSVNAYRRLDPNFEAPNQIKVSANDRGSMIRIPFGNEKTARIEVRSVAPDTNPYLLLFTLLKVGMEDKKPEAESAEKRSRLRFLPGTVKDAMRLFKASDLTGVIMGEDSKEKYLDYKRQSADRNPRELGTAIKDSEILYHHEVTNQWLWNRF